The Papaver somniferum cultivar HN1 chromosome 6, ASM357369v1, whole genome shotgun sequence genome segment AAATCCCAAATTCATTACACATGATTTTGCCATCACCATGATTAAGAAAGAAGAAGACCCGCAAAGAGCTTTAGAAATTTTCAACAGGGCTTCAAAACAAAGAGGATTCAATCATAACCACAATACGTACTTTACATTACTTCACAAGCTTGCTCAGTGCAAGAAATTCAATGCTGTTGATTCAGTTCTTCATCAAATGAGATATGAAACTTGCAAATTTCAAGAAGCTTTGTTTCTTAATTTGATGACCCATTTCTCTAAATCTTCTTTACATGAAAGAACACTTGATATGTTTTACTTAATTCAACCAATTGTTCGCGAAAAACCATCTCTTAAAGCTATTAGTACTTGTCTTAATCTACTTGTTGGGTCTGGTAGACTTGATTTAGCCTGTAAACTTCTTGCTGATTCGAGAAAAATATTTGATTTGAAACTTAATACTTGTATTTATAACATATTGGTTAAGCATCATTGTAAGAATGGCGATCTTGATATGGCTTTTAAAGTTGTGACTGAGATGAGTAAATCTGAAGTTAGTTATCCTAATTTGATCACTTACTCTACTTTAATGGGTGGTCTTTGcaaaaatgagagattaaaagaaGCAATGGAAGTGTTTGAGGAAATGGTTTCAAAGCATAAGATTTTGCCAGATGCTTTAACTTACAATATTTTGATTAATGGGTTTTGTCGAGGTGGAAAAGTTGATCGAGCTAGAAAGATAATGGAGTTTATGAGGAAGAATGGATGCAAACCAAATATGATTAATTACTCATCTCTTATGAATGGGTTAAGTAAAGAAGGAAGATTGGAGGAGGTGAAAGAAATTTTCGAAGAAATGAGAAATTCTGGAATGGAAGTCGATGCTGTTGGTTACACTACACTCATTGGTTGCTTCTGTAGAGCTGGGAGAGTTGACGAAGCAATGAATGTGTTTAGGGAGATGAGGGAGAAAGATTGCCGAGTTGATGCCGTAGCGTACAATGTGATACTTGGGGGTCTCTGTAGGGAAAAAAGGTTCGACGAGGCTTTGGGGATGCTTGAGAAGTTACCTAATGAGGGTGTACGTCTGAACAAAGCGAGTTACAGGATAGTATTGAACTTCTTGTGTAAGGAGAGAGAAATGGAGAAGGTTATGGATTTGCTAGGTTTGATGCTTGGAAGGGGATTTAACCCTCATTTTGCTACTTCGAATCAGATTTTGGTGAATCTATGTGAGGAAGGTAGGGTGGTTGATGCAACCATGGCATTGCATGGACTATTAGAAATCGGGTTTAAACCAGAACATGAATCTTGGGCTCACTTAGTTAATTCCTTGTCTGGAGATTGGAAACTAGTGATGGCATTTGAGCTACTGGATGACTTGGTTACTGAAGGGGTGTGAAACCTGACAGGATTTTGGAGGCGCAGGCGTTGAGATTATGGAATGTGGAACGATGACCAAAAACTATACCTGTATTTATCCTTCTTCTCAGTCCGTCAATCATACTACCGTGATTTGGGAGTGTAAAGGGGAATTTTAACTCATTTTTCCATGGCTAGGCTTGTTTACATTTCTTGTCTAGGCACTACTGTCTTAAAACATAGCTGCATCATGCCACCTCGACAATCCTGCTTCGTTTTCTGACAATCCTGCTTCATTTTCTGCTCTTGGCGCCAATGTTAAACTGTTGGGAACTGCAGCAGGTAATAGATTTGGATGCGTTGGTTTGAGACTGCAAATTCAAGGTATGCATGGTTGATGAAAGGATGGTCCGGGATTTTGTTAACAGGTTTATAATGCTGCGCAGAAGGTGAGAACTGGGGCAGAACTGGATAATAGGTTTATAATGCTGCACAGAAGTTGAGAACTGGGGCAGAACTACCGTACAGATTATGTCAAGTTTCCAGGGTTCAAACTGTTTTCTTGTTTCAGTTTGAAGAGTCCTTGTAATTGCATGAAAACTTGAGTTTCAGCACTCAAGTTCTTCAGAGAATTGGCGGCTAATGTTGTTTGTTTCTCACTGTACATTTCCATTCAATTTCGTTGTgcaattctaaacaaacacataTTGAATGTAAGCAACAGATAGAATGATTCTAAAGCAGTTGACGCAGCAAACATAAAACTTACATAATGGTGAAATATATCcttatcatttttttcttttatacatGATGAAGTTAGACTCTTTCTTTTCCTACTTTTGGATCCATAGATAGAGAAAACGTTACAAGATTTAACCCTAAAACATTTGAAAGACAGCTCCTATTTCCAGCTAGTGCTACCAAATGAATTTCCAGAAACCTGTTTGCAACACTGTAGATTTATAATATTGACTGCTTCACACCAAGGCCGTTGCATGTTAAAATCAGACCCTTGTATTTGTTTAGGTAATCCTGCAAAATACAGAACAGCATCAATCAAGAGAGGAAGCTTATACACCAAACAGATGCAAAATATAAAATACAAGGGAATTGACTTACCATGACATTGCAATCATAAACATACAACATCCCCTTGCTGTCGTACTCTTTCCTTTTGACAGGATCACTTagaactgttacaaagaaatcacCAATCTATGGTCAATTCACATCGCCTCGTCTGTTAGTCCATTGACATGAAAACTTGACTTCACTACTTCACACGTGGAGGAGTATCTGTTGTCTTCTATTTGTATTTAACCCTAAAAGTTTTGCAGTTTATCGAATGAGCATAAGAAGGTGCAAACCTGAGTATGCCTCATTTATCTGTTGAAACCTTGAGGTTGCACTGTCCTCATCTTTTCGCTTATCTGGATGCCATTTCTGCAAGGAATAcgagaaattaaaacaaccaaACTTTCATGTGAAATTAGAATTACTGTTCTTGATGATACTTAACCTGTGCATAGACACTTCAAAGCAACCATaaaaatggacaagaaaatgTGACCAGCAGGCACTTGTTACAAGGTCAACACTAAGCTTAGCCATAAAGTAACAAATAATGTAGAACTATAATAACAAGATGAGCATTCTGACAATATATATCTGAACTAATAGACTTCAATCAAAATGACCAACTGATTATCAATaaaatttagacttaaaaattgaGGCACAAACCAATGCAAGACGAATATAGTTGGACCGAATGGTATCCTCCGAGGCATCCCGATCCAGTTCCAGTATTTTATAGTAATCCTACagcgaaaattaaaataaatttactAGATGTCAAGCTGGAAGAATCCATCATATAAGCTAGACCAACATAGAAATGTAAAATTGTAGTGGTAATCTGTTGAATACAACCCCAAGAGTTCTTCAACAAAACCACAAAGGTAGTCACAGTTGTATCAGTAGATTCAGTACTTAACATGAAAATATCATTATCTTAATCTAAATCCACGAGATAATGAAGGATACAACCTTGGAGcttctatctagtttacaacttcaCATCCACAAAATCTTACCTAAGAACTGTTTTATGGTCAATCTTACAAATTAACCCAATAATGGAACTGGGGCAAAACCCTTAATCGCAAACTGCTCAATTAAAACCAAAGCAACGAATATGCAGCACattttcatacccaaaatgaCAAAAACACTATAAAATCAATGGGCAAAGCATCATAAACAAATTAGGGGTGAGCTAAAAAGTGAGTAAGCAAGTTTAAACCTTTCTTGAGACTCCATTTGAGAAACcctaagttgttgttttttttgtctttttgggGCTTAACATAAATTACCAATTTTTTCTTATCAACAAGGGTTTAACAGAAATAGAAGCCGGAGGGTAAAAGAAGGGACCTTAggattagataagagcgaaaagAAGTCGAACCCAATGTGATTATCTTGCTCTGTTTCTACTTCTGATCCTTgatgttcttcttcttcgaacCAGTCGACCTCCTCCCAAATCATTTTCTCTCTATCTAGTCAGTTTCTCTCACTTTTTTCTTGTCAAACACCGAAAAGCAATGGAGATGAGAAATGGTGACTTTGCTTGCCACGTTTCTATTTCTTTTACTGAGGTAAAACTGTGGGTGCCAAACAAGTCCTCTTTTCTTCGAGTGATTCGAGGAATACTGTGGGTTGAAATTGAATCCCACGGTTTGTACGTAGTGAAACAAAAAGTGGGACCTCAAACCCGCCCATCGGTTGTATTTAAGAAGTGGTGGGTATTGGGCGGGTTggggtctcacatttttgtttcaCTCAGTACAAATCGTGGATTCAACCCACCTTGTATCTATCATATATTCATATTCGCTTTTCGCAAGGTATTTTTAGACAAGATTTGATGGAGTTGTAGGTAGAAAATGGTCCATAACACTCTGTTTCGGAGTTTGAATTTGACTCGGCTCGGTCAGACTTCGTATTACTTGTTTATTCTTGTCTTTGTTTTTCGATTTGCATAGTTGGGCCCATTTTCCTGAGTAAACTCAGCCAGCTTGACCAGCTTCACTGTCAATCCAAACGTTATCCCAACAACATGATTCTCATCTTATTTATAGAAGAGAAAATAAGAGATCCGACCCTTGATACTAGGAATCGATCCCCCTACCTCTCGTCAGCACTACGTACGAAAAAGGGTGTGTTATCCACGGTACTAACAGGGAACACTTGTTGTTTATATATACCTAATTTTCCTGACTTCAATTTGAAGGAGTTTGGATGTTGTCCAGGGACTACTGTACTACCctatccaaaaaaaaagaaaaaaagttgtcCTACTTGCCCCGTACATCTCACTCAGAGTTTCTCAGTCAGGTATAAAGTAGTACTTGACTCATATGACACATATCATGATTATAAAGTTTTGTATAACCGTAACTTTCAGTTAGATATAACAAGTCAGTTTCAGAAGTGACAAGAAGTAAGCCTGTTATAAAAATTAATCTTTAGACAAAAATATTCACATGTTcattattttattgttttaagttttaCTCGATAtcttttatctttttattctttGTTTTCTCAGTTATGTTCTACTTTTATTTTCTCTAACTTAGTTCTTTCTTTTCATTTCACTTTTTCCCCCATGTCCTTTTTTTTTGGTGATTTTTATCTTCAAGGAGAAGTAAACCTTGTTTTTGCAGAACTAATTATAGTCATCCATTGGTGGGTGTATCAATGGTGATTATACCATTCGACATGGCAGTAGTGTCCTTTTTTTGCAGTAGTATATTTTATCCTTTTCATGGTGGTTATAAGTAATTGTTGAAGATTTTTACTCATTGCAATCAATCCCACAATAAGCATATTGTCGTTTGAAGCCTTCAATCTCATTCTCCTTTCCCTAAGATTGTTCCTGAAAGTCAAAAATTGATTTATTCCTCCTAAACAGAAATATCAACATTTCCTATAATATGCAGCAAAATTGGCTCCAATTTGAATTCAAATTTTCGTCAAGTCCAAAATCGTCATGCGATCTTCCTAAGATCTTGTAATCGCCTAATTACTCGGTTATCTTTGGAAACATAATATGTCATATGCCATAAACCAAAGAAACCCTAGCATAAGTTTTTTGGCTGATAGTGCAACCAGGATCAACTGCAGATGCTAGCAGACTAGTTACCTCCTTGATTACAAAAAAGAGCAATTTTAAAGATTGTTAATTTGTTTCTTCATGTAAAAGCATTTATTGCAAGACGTCTCTTTTTACCACAATGAGAAGAAAACCGTGAGATACCAAAAGAGGTATTCGTGGTATGACTACAATTTGAAGCTTTGTTTGGTACGGATTTCTGATGTGTATTTCACCATCGTTTATCGGTTGAAGCATAAATGACTTTATCATTATCAAAGAGTGTATCTAAAGGAATATCAGAGACTGTATCAGATATTGATGTGAGTTTGCActttaaatatgtatttttttcaGAGAAATGCACTACTCATTTTCCAAAGTGAGATCTGATTCAGCCTTTTCTTTCAAGCGACGGATGTTATCCGTTGCTGACGAATGAGTCTCCACCAACTATCTTTCTCGTGCAGAACCTTTTCTAATAGTATGTTCAAGAATTGTTGAGTTCTTGAATGATTTTATTGATATTGTTGAGTTCAGACTCAATCGCCTCACAGAGAGTGCGTTCTCGATCGAAAGATTCGTTGAGATCGTCAGTGCACTGAGCATACTTCACGTAAAGGTCGTTCATATTCGAGATTTCATGTTCAAGAACCTTATAAAGGTTTTCAAGATTTCTGGCTGGCTATCTCTTGATTTTGTATCAGAATCTACTAAGATATTGGAGAACATATCTTCTTCAACAGATGATTTAACAAGTTATTTACCtttggattcagaagaatcaactaaggagttataCTTTGAGGTAATTCCAATCACTTGGCATAGTTAAGGCCGGAAGGAGCCATATTAGTAGGTAACATTGCATATTTGGATCGTTTACAGACACATATTTGATAGGTTTACCAATGTTTGCtcgttctgataccaattgaaaaggagagagcaccaaatacaccaccaactttttctttcggaaactttatagataaaacctaatacaatcacaagtaggtTAAAATAAAAAACCCTTGAATCACATTGTATATAGTTTTTTTgtttctcttccacaatcaatatataTAGATCAAAGGTTCGTgtacctgattgtgtagaagagaTCTTAAATGATCTCAtaaattaatatccaagatcaatctagtcgtatctaaattatatggatatgaattctaacaagtataaaacttgtaatctatctttcaagatgtgAATTCAATAATAAAAAGAATTTTGTTTTTGATCTCAAACAATAAAGACTGaaactatctagattgattacaTACTACTtttgttattcctattataaaaataaacaatataatgcaaaaaaaaatatatatataagacaccagaattttgttaacgagaaatgTTGCGCTGGAAGAAAAATCTCGGGCCTCGTCCAGCTTTAAACACCTTACATGTCTTGGATCTCATAAGATTGGATATAGCTGAGACCGAATTAAGCCTCCAAATAATTCAGATGTAGTCATACTCCTTACATTTATTGGATCTCATAAGATTTTACGCATGTGATTCCCTtatatgacgtcctttacatactAAAAGTTGCTCTAACATCAAtgatgaagacttttgatacctatCTTCCTCTAAAACAAAAGCTTATTTGATGTCCCTTTTAATAtgtttcaatctaggtttggaaatatgtttgcagtaGACAAAGTCCAGCAAACCTCAAGGATCCAAAACACTTACACTCTTATCAAAGAGAAGACTAAatcactaaccacctctcaagaacgatccaaacaaatcaaaaaagagtttagatatctatctcgaggaatcacaaagtctgagacgaaaagaactttgggATTTATATTTATCTTATTAATGATCAAAAGTTCGCGAACTTCAATAACCAGTAGAACAAAATCCATATataagaactatcaggtaaaagattaTCTGACcgggcttcacaaatcccaaaaTAGAAATCTTCAAACACGTAGCCTATAATCAGTTCTTTAGAAAAAAAACTTAGGTTATAAAGGATGACTCTatctttgcaactaggacacaagagttCCATGGATCAATAAATCTTATTGCAAAAGTctttctatttatagattttaaaTGCTACATATAGCTTTGAACTCAACTAAGGTTAACTTGAATTCAATAaaatactttctcagtttagaATATGAAATTCAtagttaggaattcatgtaagtatGATAAAAGTCTGCCTTGAAATTACACAAGACAGTCTGCACTATGATCTGGAGTTATAGAATCGTGCACAACGATAGTCCATAGTGGCTAAGTAAGCCTTTGAACTTACTAACACTCACAATGAACAAGCCCAAAGCGGTTTTGTGAATAAAATTGTATTAGAAGTGTCTTTGAGAGTTGTAGAAAAAATACAAATTATACAAGACAGTTTGTGAGTTTATGTTATCTTGAACTGTATAGGTATGCAAACCGGGTTCGCAAACCTCTTGGCAATTCGCGAAGTCAAGCTTAAAGGGCATCCGAACTGGGTTTGCAAACCAATGGTAGTTCGTGAAGTCGTATCATAGGGTTATGCAAACCGAGATTGAAAACCTCCCTTACTACCGAACTCATATGTAAATGGATGCAAATAGGGTTTCCAAATCTCTACAGTTCGCGAATTCAGATTGACTAGGTATGCataatgggtatgcgtaccttgatCCAAACAATTCTGAAATTCTCTCATTTttaaatttgaaacattcccaatagcCATAAATAATATCAAATGTTTTCGtatgaaatttccaaatgatcaacttgaacaaaaataatttgtgtacaataaattgttttaactaagattgctaaggatgTATGAACATACATTGatcgaatcatatttcgagagtttaaccaagacaagcttgaactcgaaatttcaTATTTGCAATAATAAatttactaaaatcatacgacaacGTCCCATAAGATCAAATGATAGTAAATAAGATAGGTAAGCCTTTAAatatttattgatgaagttctcgcagaTGTCTTCGTTTGTTCTCCAGTCTTTAATATTCGAGGGATATGCAGTGatatttgatactcaactaccattgcacgacttactcacatttctcatcgtgggtgtacacatGTGTCGTAGGCCGCTAGAccaaaccctagtgaatatccccctatgtgacatgattgatgtctcatgaatgtggagtctgcaagacagacgtgtatttaattggcCAATTATTGACTTGACTAGACCATGAGTATTATCCTTGATGAGTTGAGCATAGTGGACGAATGTGATAAGCTATGAGACTCGAGCATGGTGTCTGCTGAGACAGAATAATGCAtagacgttgagtcttgatgagttgtgatatatcattttaccagttgaggtaataatgatgttttgataaTTTGGATCGACGCGTCCGATGAGATTTCTCGATCATATACCTATTCTGATATGTCGAGTATTCGACAGATATTGCTGAATTATGCAGAATGCTCATTCCCGATCTAATGTGTCATGAATAGTCGAATGAAAACGTAGGATTCATAGTATTGGATTCGATTTGAATATTGGATGGTCTTCTGTTCGAACCATATTGCATGGTAGCAGGACCGAAcataaaatataaattaaaatattgattgctATATCAATATAAAAGTTGTCGAATTATCGTAAATTCGAAACCTTAATTTCCGAGAACTTTGGATCTTGGAGATGGAGAGTTGTCCAGTGTGGGTGAAGAAATTTCGACCAGTCAATGGGCATGAGAGCCGGCCATGGTGGGTGGATGTCCGAGCGCGCTGAAATATCCCTGAACGAGGATTCATTATTGGATAAGCATGGAAGATAtgcattattattattaaaataataatggaGAGACGTGGGGACAACCGACCATGATGGCCAAGGGACCGATCAGATCTGGTCATGGTGGTGTACGGGCCACCATGACCCTCACACGTGCATTCCTGataattttaggtatttttgttgctcgtttgag includes the following:
- the LOC113289435 gene encoding uncharacterized J domain-containing protein C3E7.11c-like; protein product: MIWEEVDWFEEEEHQGSEVETEQDNHIGFDFFSLLSNPKDYYKILELDRDASEDTIRSNYIRLALKWHPDKRKDEDSATSRFQQINEAYSVLSDPVKRKEYDSKGMLYVYDCNVMDYLNKYKGLILTCNGLGVKQSIL
- the LOC113291541 gene encoding pentatricopeptide repeat-containing protein At5g18475-like; this encodes MLIFCGTQFIFIFGIFLAFGSDDFKTFNLLTQSINSVRKSLNPKRGFSSSSSIPWISPLHVLKPSSPKPEPPPLEEEQSQRRTNPKFITHDFAITMIKKEEDPQRALEIFNRASKQRGFNHNHNTYFTLLHKLAQCKKFNAVDSVLHQMRYETCKFQEALFLNLMTHFSKSSLHERTLDMFYLIQPIVREKPSLKAISTCLNLLVGSGRLDLACKLLADSRKIFDLKLNTCIYNILVKHHCKNGDLDMAFKVVTEMSKSEVSYPNLITYSTLMGGLCKNERLKEAMEVFEEMVSKHKILPDALTYNILINGFCRGGKVDRARKIMEFMRKNGCKPNMINYSSLMNGLSKEGRLEEVKEIFEEMRNSGMEVDAVGYTTLIGCFCRAGRVDEAMNVFREMREKDCRVDAVAYNVILGGLCREKRFDEALGMLEKLPNEGVRLNKASYRIVLNFLCKEREMEKVMDLLGLMLGRGFNPHFATSNQILVNLCEEGRVVDATMALHGLLEIGFKPEHESWAHLVNSLSGDWKLVMAFELLDDLVTEGV